Proteins co-encoded in one Nicotiana sylvestris chromosome 7, ASM39365v2, whole genome shotgun sequence genomic window:
- the LOC138873095 gene encoding uncharacterized protein, protein MELLEGYKPPKFEIFDRTGDPKVHLRTYCDKLMGVGKDERIRMKLFMRSLTEDALSWYIIQNPKKWTNWVSMASDFMDRFRFNTENAPDVFYIQNLKKKPTETFCKYATRWRSEEAKVRLALDEEQMNKFFVRAHDPQYYERLMATNKALQSGTISKKKEVGAKPRRNFDRKPPRKYTTIAEPINQLYERLKDVGYVTPISAMTMENSSQWVIQAKKAVPNVRNNPLPNHRGEWINVIESDEEWDPQGSIGFIKEGNDPKKPAVTLNPIVVQVQPSVEVTVSVPFEVEVTPHAATPVPFEVEVTTPFTVIVATTPPFKSNAIPWDYVAEARRKGKVKIEESGAAQGMTRTGKIYTPKNLGGSSKEAATKQPIIKIGPDDLWRKVQEREYSVVDHLNKTPAHISILSLLENSKAHKNALIKVLNEAYVPNNITSGEMTNMVGQVLESHKITFHKDELPPEGLSHNRALHIMVQFKDKFIARVLIDGGSSLNICPLTTLKRLGKDFREILAGSMNVKAFHRT, encoded by the exons atGGAACTActggagggttacaaacctcccaagtttgaaatatttgatagaacaggtgatcccaaggttcatttgagaacttattgtgacaagctcaTGGGGGTtggaaaggatgaaaggattcgaatgaagctctttatgagaagtcttaccgAAGATGCGCTATCCTGGTACATAATCCAGAATCCTAAGAAATGGAccaattgggtgagcatggcatcagactttatggatcggttcaggttcaatacggagaatgcaccagatgtcttctatatccaaaacctaaagaagaagccaactgagactttttgcaagtatgctactcggtggaggtcAGAAGAAGCCAAGGTCAGACTGGCATTAgatgaggaacagatgaacaagttctttgtccgagcacatgacccacaatattatgaaaggctaatg gccacgaacaaagcattacaatcaggtaccatatcaaagaagaaagaagtaggggcG aaaccccgacgtaattttgatcgcaaaccacccagaaaatacaccaccattgctgaacccatcaacCAGCTATACGAAAGATTGAAGGatgttggttatgtcacccctatttcCGCTATGACAATGGAGAATTCATCGCAATGG gttATACAGGCGAAGAAAGCTgtacccaatgtccgcaacaatcctcttcCAAATCATAGGGGCGAATGGATCAATGTGATAGAGTCTGATGAGGAGTGGGATCCCCAGGGATCAATTGGATTTATCAAAGAAGGAAACGATCCTAAGAAGCCAGCAGTAACGCTCAATCCTATTGTGGTCCAGGTACAGCCGTCAGTTGAGGTAACCGTATCGGTTCCGTTTGAGGTAGAAGTAACACCACATGCAGCCACacctgttccatttgaggtagaagtgaccacacctttcacagtgatagTAGCAACCACGCCTCCTTTCAAGTCCaacgccataccttgggattacgttgccgaagctaggcGAAAGGGAAAAGTAAAGATAGAAGAATCTGGTGCCGCACAGGGAATGACCAGAACTGGAAAGATCTATACACCCAAaaatttgggaggatcaagcaaggagGCTGCTACCAAACAACCTATCATTAAAATTGGACCggacgatctttggaggaaagtacaagagAGGGAATATTCTGTCGTCGATCATTTAAACAAGACCCCCGCCCATATATCCATCCTGTCACTATTGGAAAATTCAAAGGCACATAAGAATGCTCTGATaaaggtgttgaatgaagcttatgtgcccaacaatatcactagtggagagatgaccaacatggtagggcaagtactggagagtcacaagatcaccttccacaaggatgaactaccgcctgaagggttaagTCATAACAGGGCACTGCATATCATGGTACAGTttaaagacaaattcattgctagggtcctaatagatgggggttcaagcctcaacatttgtccattgactactctgaaaagattgggcaaagatttCCGTGAGATACTGGcaggaagtatgaacgtgaaagcattTCATAGGACTTaa